Proteins from a genomic interval of Pseudomonas versuta:
- a CDS encoding tetratricopeptide repeat protein, translating into MPNTKNKAAPTQPDSHPGLMSRYLFPAIAALLLVVIAGLWFFLSRPQPLTPVVFEPKAVAAAPVARPPAPAQMVDEQQCQGCHGAQVKDWQGSHHQLAMQAAGPQTVLADFNNVSFKSEGESSRFFRQGDGFWVNTPGMDGKPADFKVAYTFGIAPLQQYLIEVGDGKLQALGVAWDTEKNRWFHLYPGQGVNFKNPLHWSKPSQNANFMCVECHTTGYKRNFDAASNSFNSQWNSLGVGCQACHGPASNHLLSVAQKGDFAHDGFDVDLKDKDATVEIETCARCHARRAPLGDGFTVGKRLMDDYLPSVLTRELYALDGKIKDEVFEHGSFLQSKMFDKGVRCSNCHNPHSTELKAPGNGVCLQCHNTAGKAAIPGIDGKGLQAKNYDSPEHHRHTEGQPGSQCVDCHMPGKFYMGNDFRHDHSFSIPDPVRAKILGTPDACLSCHQGKAGDKVSEQFKLWTAHDMPRAARYDESLWLIRGGHPGAAQALYEQLRRSNLPAIQRATLLGELASYPSEPALKLASKDLNDSAPQVRESAVRAVSAFLPPAERIPLLSPLLNDKVRAVRIIAARNLLGAARNGLGTAQEAWENAIAEYETVQLSLAERAEANLNLAMLYQASGRTDEVEPKLRAALLRDPDFFPALVTLTQWLEAGGRSAEAAALLDTALKEHPQVALLQHTRGLALIRAGEPKPAMAALQKAVSLEPENAQYRYVLAVALHQSGQVEKACAQLEELLKRQPSFRDARLSLIQFYLDNGQEPKAQAVLQAWKKINPQDVALK; encoded by the coding sequence ATGCCCAACACTAAAAATAAAGCTGCCCCGACCCAACCTGATTCACACCCTGGCCTGATGAGCCGTTACCTGTTTCCTGCGATCGCCGCACTGTTGCTGGTGGTGATCGCCGGGCTGTGGTTTTTTCTCAGCCGCCCGCAACCTCTCACGCCAGTGGTGTTTGAGCCCAAAGCCGTAGCGGCTGCACCGGTGGCCAGACCGCCGGCGCCGGCACAGATGGTTGACGAGCAACAGTGCCAAGGCTGCCACGGCGCCCAGGTCAAGGACTGGCAAGGCTCCCATCACCAGTTGGCGATGCAGGCCGCAGGCCCGCAGACCGTGCTGGCCGACTTCAACAATGTCAGTTTTAAAAGCGAAGGTGAAAGCAGCCGGTTCTTTCGTCAGGGTGACGGATTCTGGGTCAATACCCCGGGCATGGATGGCAAGCCCGCCGATTTCAAAGTCGCCTACACCTTCGGCATTGCGCCGCTGCAGCAGTATTTGATCGAGGTCGGTGACGGCAAGCTGCAAGCCCTGGGCGTGGCGTGGGATACCGAGAAAAACCGCTGGTTCCACCTGTATCCGGGCCAGGGGGTGAACTTCAAGAACCCGCTGCACTGGAGCAAGCCCAGCCAAAACGCCAACTTTATGTGCGTCGAATGCCATACCACCGGCTACAAGCGCAACTTCGATGCCGCCAGCAACAGCTTCAACAGCCAGTGGAACAGCCTCGGCGTCGGGTGTCAGGCCTGCCACGGACCCGCTTCAAACCACCTGCTGTCGGTGGCCCAAAAAGGCGATTTCGCCCATGACGGCTTCGACGTCGATCTCAAGGACAAGGACGCCACCGTCGAAATCGAAACCTGCGCCCGCTGCCATGCCCGGCGCGCCCCGCTGGGCGATGGTTTCACCGTCGGCAAACGCTTGATGGACGATTACCTGCCCAGCGTCCTGACCCGCGAACTGTATGCCCTGGACGGAAAAATCAAGGACGAAGTGTTCGAACACGGCTCATTCCTGCAAAGCAAAATGTTCGATAAGGGTGTGCGCTGCAGCAACTGCCACAACCCTCACAGCACCGAACTGAAAGCACCGGGCAATGGCGTGTGCCTGCAATGCCACAACACCGCAGGCAAAGCTGCTATCCCCGGCATCGACGGCAAAGGTCTGCAAGCGAAGAACTACGACTCCCCCGAGCACCATCGCCACACGGAAGGCCAGCCGGGCTCACAGTGTGTGGATTGCCACATGCCCGGCAAGTTCTATATGGGCAATGATTTTCGGCATGACCACAGCTTCAGCATTCCCGATCCGGTGCGAGCGAAAATCCTCGGCACGCCGGATGCCTGCCTGAGCTGCCACCAGGGCAAGGCGGGCGACAAAGTGAGCGAGCAATTCAAACTCTGGACCGCCCATGACATGCCCCGGGCCGCCCGTTACGACGAAAGCTTGTGGTTGATTCGCGGCGGCCACCCGGGTGCCGCGCAAGCGCTATACGAGCAACTGCGGCGCAGCAACCTGCCAGCTATTCAGCGCGCAACCTTGCTTGGCGAACTGGCCAGCTACCCAAGCGAGCCCGCATTGAAACTGGCCAGCAAAGACCTGAATGATAGCGCGCCACAGGTGCGCGAGAGCGCAGTGCGGGCAGTCAGCGCCTTCCTGCCGCCGGCTGAACGCATCCCGTTGCTGAGCCCGTTATTGAATGACAAAGTACGCGCCGTGCGCATCATCGCTGCACGCAACCTGCTCGGCGCGGCGCGCAATGGCTTGGGTACGGCGCAAGAGGCCTGGGAAAACGCCATCGCAGAATACGAAACGGTGCAACTGAGCCTGGCCGAACGGGCCGAAGCCAACCTCAACCTGGCCATGCTGTATCAGGCCAGCGGACGCACCGATGAGGTTGAACCCAAACTGCGGGCAGCCCTGCTGCGCGATCCGGACTTCTTCCCGGCACTGGTTACTTTGACCCAATGGCTGGAAGCCGGCGGGCGCAGCGCCGAGGCTGCAGCGCTGCTGGACACGGCGCTCAAGGAGCATCCGCAAGTGGCCTTGCTGCAGCACACCCGGGGCTTGGCGCTGATCCGCGCGGGCGAGCCGAAACCGGCCATGGCAGCCTTGCAAAAGGCCGTAAGCCTGGAGCCAGAGAACGCCCAGTACCGCTACGTATTGGCGGTGGCGCTGCACCAGAGTGGTCAGGTCGAAAAAGCCTGCGCCCAGCTCGAAGAACTGCTCAAACGCCAGCCTTCATTCCGTGATGCACGCTTGTCGTTGATCCAGTTCTACCTCGATAACGGCCAGGAACCCAAGGCCCAGGCCGTGCTGCAGGCGTGGAAGAAAATCAACCCGCAGGATGTGGCTCTGAAGTAG
- a CDS encoding MFS transporter, producing MNTSSNVSAAPANDPVLARAIQKVKRHVLPLFVIMFIVNYIDRVNIGFVRSHMEHDLGIGAAAYGFGAGLFFIGYALFEVPSNMLLQKVGARIWLTRIMFTWGITATLMAFIQNETHFYILRFLLGVAEAGFFPGVIYYFTRWLPGAERGKAIAIFLSGSALASLISGPLSGLLLQITGMGLHGWQWMYIIEGMASVLLCFFVWFWLDSKPHDAKWLSRQEQDALVNEIDREQRERDAVNTVKPTLGKLLKDRQIMLFCAIYFCIQLTIYAATFWLPSIIKKMGDLSDIQVGFFNSIPWLISIIAMYAFAALASRFKHQQAWIAAALLIAALGMFLSTTGGPIFAFIAICFAAIGFKSASSLFWPIPQGYLDARIAAAVIALINSIGNLGGFVAPTTFGFLEQTTGSIQGGLYGLAGTSIIAAIIVFFAKTKPKPTAVIPAALQPA from the coding sequence GTGAACACTTCCAGCAACGTGTCTGCTGCGCCCGCCAACGATCCTGTCCTGGCGCGCGCGATACAAAAAGTGAAGAGGCATGTGTTGCCGCTCTTCGTCATCATGTTCATCGTCAACTACATAGACCGCGTCAACATAGGCTTCGTCCGCTCACATATGGAGCACGACCTGGGCATTGGCGCTGCCGCCTATGGCTTCGGTGCCGGACTGTTTTTCATTGGCTATGCCTTGTTTGAAGTGCCATCCAACATGCTGCTGCAAAAAGTCGGCGCCCGCATCTGGCTGACCCGCATCATGTTTACCTGGGGCATCACCGCCACCCTGATGGCCTTTATCCAGAACGAAACCCACTTCTATATCCTGCGCTTTTTGCTGGGCGTCGCCGAAGCCGGCTTCTTCCCCGGCGTTATCTACTATTTCACCCGCTGGTTGCCTGGCGCCGAGCGCGGCAAAGCGATTGCAATTTTCCTCAGCGGATCGGCACTGGCCTCCCTGATTTCCGGCCCGCTCAGCGGACTGCTCCTGCAAATTACCGGCATGGGCCTGCATGGCTGGCAATGGATGTACATCATTGAAGGCATGGCCTCGGTGCTGCTGTGCTTCTTTGTGTGGTTCTGGCTGGATTCCAAACCCCATGACGCCAAATGGCTCAGCCGCCAGGAACAAGATGCCCTGGTCAACGAAATTGACCGCGAACAACGCGAGCGCGATGCCGTCAACACCGTCAAGCCAACCCTGGGCAAACTGCTCAAGGACCGCCAGATCATGTTGTTCTGCGCCATCTACTTCTGCATCCAGCTGACCATTTACGCGGCCACGTTCTGGCTGCCGAGCATCATTAAAAAAATGGGCGACCTGAGCGACATTCAAGTGGGCTTCTTCAACTCCATTCCGTGGCTGATCTCGATCATTGCCATGTATGCCTTCGCCGCTCTGGCCAGCCGCTTCAAGCACCAGCAGGCCTGGATTGCCGCAGCCTTGCTGATTGCCGCGCTGGGCATGTTCCTGTCGACCACCGGCGGTCCGATCTTCGCGTTCATTGCCATCTGCTTTGCGGCCATCGGTTTCAAATCGGCGTCGTCGCTGTTCTGGCCCATCCCCCAGGGTTATCTGGATGCGCGCATCGCAGCCGCCGTGATCGCACTGATCAACTCCATCGGCAACCTCGGCGGCTTCGTTGCGCCCACCACCTTCGGCTTTCTGGAACAAACCACAGGTTCGATTCAGGGCGGGCTCTATGGCCTGGCCGGCACTTCGATCATTGCGGCCATCATCGTGTTCTTTGCCAAGACCAAACCCAAGCCCACGGCTGTGATTCCTGCAGCTCTGCAACCCGCGTAG
- a CDS encoding SRPBCC family protein produces the protein MATASAVIDIPASSDQVWQLIGGFNSLPDWLPMVTRSELSEGGRLRTLRTDDGTVIVERLEAFDNAAKTYSYSLAQSPFPVKDYLATLSVEALGDGSRVRWSGLFTPVGVSEVEAQELFNGVYQVGLTALRANFPG, from the coding sequence ATGGCAACGGCATCAGCGGTAATCGATATCCCGGCTTCGTCCGACCAGGTCTGGCAATTGATCGGCGGCTTCAACAGTCTGCCTGACTGGTTGCCGATGGTTACCCGAAGCGAACTCAGCGAAGGCGGGCGCTTGCGCACCCTGCGCACAGACGATGGCACGGTGATCGTCGAGCGCCTGGAAGCCTTCGATAACGCGGCTAAAACCTATAGCTACTCCCTCGCTCAGTCACCGTTCCCGGTGAAGGACTATCTGGCGACCTTGAGCGTTGAGGCGCTGGGGGATGGCTCGCGAGTGCGCTGGTCGGGGCTTTTTACGCCGGTCGGTGTCAGTGAAGTCGAGGCGCAGGAACTGTTCAACGGCGTCTACCAGGTTGGCCTCACTGCGTTGCGAGCCAATTTCCCGGGTTGA
- a CDS encoding spermidine synthase, which yields MPSPLASTATVFSPLSRTALLMPALLLFISGAAALIYQVLWIKQLSLVIGVEVYAITTGISAFFAGLALGGLLFGRFADRLGKPLLLYAGLEIGVAVLGIGATLGLSLAAAPFAWLEQQVGLLAWLLPLLLVGLPALLMGGTLPVLVRALAADPQHLGQAGGRLYAANTAGAIVGTLLTAFVLIATLGVRGSAFAAALLNLLAAVGALIVQRRYSTPLATSKAVEPAPARLAMVLYAIAGGVALGYEVVWSQSIVQFMSTRTYAFAVVLATYLAGLFIGSSLMARRVDRLRDPWGVFGLLIAGAGLVALLEIALLGRWLILLQTQAENLALAMGGSVLLGMSARFAVAALSIVFIPTLLLGAAFPVALRLCVGPQRVGRDVGAVVAFNTLGGIVGVALCGFVLIPLLGLVRTLGLLAIIAAAVGFIAIRQGQRVSKGHHQAVIAVGLAALAVACLTPVDRLANLLPGARKGELAFYEEGRGGTVAVVTQGKGERRFHRLYIQGVSNTGDAMPSLRYMRIQALLPLLIHTGEPRSALVIGFGTGITAGALLSYPSLQQRVVAELLPAVVNASSLFKGNFNAAHDPGIQVRLRDGRQELLRSEQRYDLITLEPPPPSAAGVVNLYSRDFYQLAAQRLQANGLVAQWLPLPTQNIDDSRSLVRSFLDVFPYATLWTSEFHEMLLVGSMQPIELDAARINARFEQPGVHNALQDVGVASGAALLATYVTDRAGLERFAGDAPAVTDDQPRIEYAPWVRAKEISRVLPALLDLHTAPVLLNAEPAFINRMNVHRQRLMQFYRSSLHAYDGDREAWARDIREVINGDGANPYYRWFVGQ from the coding sequence ATGCCGTCTCCCCTCGCTTCTACCGCGACTGTTTTCTCCCCTCTGAGTCGCACGGCATTGTTAATGCCTGCCTTGTTGCTGTTTATTTCCGGCGCTGCGGCGCTGATCTACCAGGTGCTGTGGATCAAGCAACTGTCGCTGGTGATCGGCGTCGAGGTGTATGCCATCACCACCGGCATCAGCGCTTTTTTCGCCGGTCTGGCCCTGGGCGGCCTGCTGTTCGGCCGCTTCGCCGATCGCCTGGGTAAACCCCTGTTGCTGTATGCCGGGCTAGAAATCGGCGTGGCCGTGCTCGGCATCGGCGCTACCCTGGGTCTGAGTCTGGCCGCAGCCCCCTTCGCCTGGCTTGAACAACAGGTCGGCCTGCTGGCCTGGCTGCTGCCTTTGCTGTTGGTGGGCCTGCCGGCGCTATTGATGGGCGGCACCCTGCCGGTGCTGGTACGGGCGCTGGCGGCCGATCCGCAACACCTCGGCCAGGCTGGCGGACGGCTGTATGCCGCCAACACGGCCGGGGCGATTGTCGGCACCCTGCTCACCGCCTTTGTATTGATCGCCACCCTCGGCGTTCGCGGCAGCGCCTTTGCCGCGGCCTTGCTGAACCTGTTGGCTGCGGTTGGCGCATTGATCGTGCAGCGCCGTTATTCGACGCCCCTGGCAACGTCTAAAGCCGTCGAACCGGCACCGGCGCGCCTGGCCATGGTGCTGTATGCCATTGCCGGCGGCGTGGCGCTGGGCTACGAAGTGGTCTGGTCGCAATCCATCGTGCAATTCATGAGTACTCGCACCTATGCCTTTGCCGTGGTGCTGGCCACCTATCTGGCCGGGCTGTTTATCGGCAGCAGCCTGATGGCCCGCCGGGTTGATCGCCTGCGCGATCCCTGGGGCGTGTTCGGCTTGCTGATCGCCGGTGCCGGACTGGTTGCACTGCTGGAGATCGCCCTGCTCGGGCGCTGGCTGATCCTGCTGCAGACCCAGGCCGAAAACCTGGCCCTGGCCATGGGCGGCAGTGTACTGCTGGGCATGAGCGCACGTTTCGCGGTGGCCGCGCTGAGCATCGTGTTTATCCCTACCCTGCTGCTGGGCGCCGCCTTTCCGGTAGCACTGCGCCTGTGTGTCGGCCCGCAGCGGGTGGGGCGGGATGTCGGCGCGGTGGTGGCCTTCAATACTCTGGGCGGGATTGTCGGGGTGGCCCTGTGCGGCTTCGTACTGATCCCGCTGCTGGGCCTGGTACGGACCCTGGGCCTGCTGGCAATCATCGCCGCAGCGGTGGGTTTTATCGCCATACGCCAGGGCCAGCGGGTCAGCAAGGGCCATCACCAGGCGGTGATTGCCGTGGGGCTGGCGGCGCTGGCCGTGGCTTGCCTGACCCCGGTGGACCGCCTCGCCAACCTGCTCCCCGGGGCACGTAAGGGCGAACTGGCGTTCTATGAAGAAGGCCGTGGCGGCACCGTGGCCGTGGTCACCCAAGGCAAAGGCGAACGCCGCTTTCACCGTTTGTACATTCAGGGCGTGTCGAATACCGGCGATGCAATGCCGTCGCTGCGCTATATGCGGATTCAGGCCCTGCTGCCGCTGCTGATCCATACCGGCGAACCGCGTTCAGCATTGGTGATCGGCTTTGGCACCGGGATCACTGCCGGCGCCCTGCTCAGTTATCCATCCCTGCAACAGCGGGTTGTCGCCGAGCTGCTGCCGGCAGTGGTCAATGCATCATCGTTGTTCAAGGGCAACTTCAATGCGGCGCACGATCCCGGCATCCAGGTGCGCTTGCGCGATGGGCGTCAGGAACTGCTGCGCAGCGAGCAGCGCTACGACCTGATCACCCTCGAGCCGCCACCGCCCTCGGCAGCCGGCGTGGTCAACCTGTACTCCCGGGACTTCTACCAGCTGGCTGCGCAACGCCTGCAAGCCAACGGGCTGGTCGCCCAGTGGCTCCCGTTGCCGACGCAAAACATCGACGACTCGCGCTCACTGGTACGCAGCTTTCTCGATGTATTCCCCTATGCCACGTTGTGGACCAGCGAGTTCCACGAAATGCTCCTGGTAGGCTCGATGCAACCCATTGAACTGGACGCTGCGCGCATCAATGCCCGCTTCGAGCAGCCCGGAGTACACAACGCCCTGCAGGACGTGGGCGTGGCATCCGGCGCTGCATTGCTCGCCACCTATGTAACCGACCGCGCAGGGCTGGAGCGCTTTGCCGGTGATGCGCCAGCGGTAACTGACGATCAGCCGCGCATCGAGTACGCCCCGTGGGTGCGGGCCAAGGAGATCAGCCGCGTGCTCCCGGCGCTACTGGACCTGCACACGGCCCCCGTACTGCTCAACGCCGAACCGGCTTTTATCAACCGAATGAACGTACACCGTCAACGCCTCATGCAGTTTTACCGCTCCAGCCTGCACGCCTATGATGGCGACCGCGAAGCATGGGCCCGCGACATCCGCGAAGTGATCAATGGCGATGGCGCCAACCCCTATTACCGCTGGTTTGTCGGCCAATAA
- a CDS encoding FadR/GntR family transcriptional regulator, translating into MHDQPIRKRTPGLAHDIVAELTRQILLGQLAPGEKLPSESVIVREQGVSRTVVREAISRLQASGFVETRHGIGTFVLERDERQGIHLSSATAASVRGILELRMGLETQAAALAAGRRTEEQLLQMRQALDDYQNALANNDGSVEHDLRFHKLIAQATGNTYFTDIICQLGRTAIPRTRINADERGDADLMQLGQMAVLEHEAILRAIRRQDPDAARAAMLLHLSNSLERMAL; encoded by the coding sequence ATGCACGATCAGCCGATACGCAAGCGCACCCCGGGGCTGGCCCACGACATCGTGGCCGAGCTGACCCGGCAGATTTTGTTGGGTCAATTGGCGCCGGGGGAGAAGTTGCCCTCCGAGTCGGTCATCGTGCGCGAGCAGGGGGTGAGCCGTACGGTGGTGCGCGAAGCGATTTCCAGATTGCAGGCATCCGGGTTTGTTGAAACCCGGCACGGGATAGGCACCTTTGTCCTTGAGCGCGACGAGCGTCAGGGCATTCACCTTTCAAGTGCCACCGCTGCCAGCGTGCGCGGCATTCTGGAATTGCGCATGGGCCTTGAGACACAGGCCGCCGCCCTGGCTGCCGGGCGCCGCACTGAAGAACAATTGCTGCAGATGCGTCAGGCGCTGGATGACTATCAGAACGCACTGGCCAACAACGATGGCAGCGTCGAGCACGACCTGCGCTTTCACAAGCTGATTGCCCAGGCCACGGGCAATACCTATTTCACCGACATCATCTGCCAGCTTGGCCGAACGGCCATACCGCGAACCCGGATCAACGCCGACGAACGCGGGGATGCCGATTTAATGCAGCTGGGGCAAATGGCCGTGCTTGAGCATGAAGCGATCTTGCGCGCCATCCGCCGCCAGGACCCCGATGCTGCCCGCGCAGCCATGCTGCTGCACCTGAGCAACAGCCTGGAGCGAATGGCGCTGTGA
- a CDS encoding aldehyde dehydrogenase (NADP(+)) has translation MSTVTGQNFIGGSRSAAGTVTLESLDASTGVALPFRFHQATPEEVDRAANAADQAFVEFRQLSPERRAEFLDAIADEIDQLGDDFVALVCRETALPAGRIQGERGRTSGQMRLFAKVLRRGDFLGARIDLAMPDRKPLPRVDLRQYRIGVGPVAVFGASNFPLAFSTAGGDTAAAFAAGCPVVFKAHSGHMATADQVGCAIIRAAEKTGMPKGVFNMIFGAGVGEPLIKHPAIQAVGFTGSLHGGNALSKMAAEREQPIPVFAEMSSINPVILLPQALAARGDKVAGELAASVTMGGGQFCTNPGLVIGLRCPELSAFIEHLTQQMTEQAPHTLLNAGGLRNYTKGVEHLLGHKGITHLAGHTQSGAQAQPQLFKADVSLLLNKDPLLQEEVFGPATIIIEVENDAQLKDALLALRGQLTATLIGEPGDLEHYQWLVPILEQKVGRILVNGYPTGVEVCDAMVHGGPYPATSDARGTSVGSLAIDRFLRPVCYQNYPDALLPAALQNRNPLGLQRLVNGEWSSKAIA, from the coding sequence ATGTCTACCGTAACAGGCCAAAACTTTATCGGCGGCAGCCGTAGCGCTGCCGGCACAGTCACCCTTGAAAGCCTTGATGCCAGCACCGGCGTTGCCCTGCCTTTTCGCTTTCATCAGGCCACGCCCGAGGAAGTAGACCGCGCCGCCAACGCCGCCGATCAGGCCTTTGTCGAATTCCGCCAGCTGAGCCCTGAACGCCGCGCCGAATTTCTCGATGCCATTGCTGACGAAATCGACCAACTGGGCGATGACTTTGTGGCGTTGGTCTGCCGTGAAACCGCACTGCCCGCCGGACGTATCCAGGGCGAACGCGGCCGTACCAGCGGCCAGATGCGCCTGTTCGCCAAAGTCCTGCGTCGTGGTGACTTTCTGGGGGCCCGTATCGACCTGGCCATGCCGGACCGCAAACCGCTGCCACGGGTGGACTTGCGTCAGTACCGCATCGGCGTTGGCCCGGTTGCCGTGTTCGGCGCCAGCAACTTCCCGCTGGCCTTCTCCACTGCCGGTGGCGACACTGCCGCCGCTTTCGCAGCTGGCTGCCCGGTGGTCTTCAAGGCCCACAGTGGCCACATGGCAACGGCTGACCAGGTGGGTTGCGCGATCATTCGCGCCGCAGAAAAAACCGGCATGCCCAAGGGCGTGTTCAACATGATCTTCGGCGCTGGCGTCGGTGAACCGCTGATCAAACACCCGGCCATTCAGGCCGTGGGTTTTACCGGCTCACTGCATGGCGGCAACGCGCTGAGCAAAATGGCTGCCGAACGTGAGCAACCTATCCCGGTGTTTGCCGAGATGTCGAGCATCAACCCGGTGATCCTGCTGCCTCAAGCGCTGGCCGCACGCGGTGACAAAGTGGCAGGCGAGCTGGCCGCATCGGTGACCATGGGCGGAGGCCAGTTCTGCACCAACCCCGGCCTGGTGATCGGTCTGCGCTGCCCCGAGCTTTCGGCTTTTATCGAACACCTCACGCAACAGATGACCGAGCAAGCGCCGCACACCCTGCTCAATGCGGGCGGGTTGCGTAACTACACCAAGGGCGTCGAACACCTGCTGGGTCATAAAGGCATCACTCACCTGGCCGGCCACACCCAGTCCGGCGCTCAGGCCCAGCCGCAATTGTTCAAGGCCGATGTCAGCCTGCTACTGAACAAGGATCCTTTGCTGCAAGAAGAAGTGTTCGGCCCGGCAACGATCATCATCGAAGTGGAAAATGACGCCCAGCTCAAGGACGCCCTGCTGGCCCTGCGCGGACAATTGACCGCCACCCTGATTGGCGAACCGGGCGACCTTGAGCACTACCAGTGGCTGGTGCCGATTCTTGAGCAAAAAGTGGGTCGTATTCTGGTCAATGGCTACCCGACCGGCGTCGAAGTGTGCGATGCCATGGTTCACGGCGGGCCTTACCCGGCCACTTCGGATGCACGCGGCACCTCGGTTGGCTCGCTGGCCATCGACCGGTTCTTGCGCCCGGTGTGCTACCAGAACTATCCCGATGCATTGCTGCCGGCAGCGTTGCAAAATCGCAACCCGCTGGGCCTGCAACGCCTGGTTAATGGCGAGTGGAGCTCCAAGGCGATTGCTTAA
- a CDS encoding NIPSNAP family protein, protein MITCHLRYVIDPYKLAEFEAYGRLWIPLVEKFGGIHHGYFLPSEGANNIALAMFSFPSLAAYEDYRDRSKTDAECIAAFKLAEDNRCIVSYERTFLRPVFE, encoded by the coding sequence ATGATTACCTGCCACCTGCGCTACGTGATTGACCCTTACAAACTGGCCGAATTTGAAGCGTACGGGCGGTTGTGGATACCGCTGGTAGAGAAATTCGGTGGCATCCACCACGGCTATTTCCTGCCCTCGGAAGGCGCCAACAATATTGCCCTGGCCATGTTTTCGTTCCCGTCCCTGGCCGCTTATGAGGACTACCGCGATCGCTCGAAAACCGACGCCGAGTGCATCGCGGCTTTCAAACTGGCCGAAGACAATCGCTGCATCGTCAGTTACGAGCGCACCTTCTTGCGTCCGGTATTCGAATAA
- the gudD gene encoding glucarate dehydratase, with protein sequence MNSEHQHHAAKAPVVTSLQVIPVAGHDSMLLNLSGAHGPFFTRNIVILKDSSGNIGVGEVPGGERIRETLEDARSLVVGQPIGNYQSILNAMRSTFAARDSAGRGLQTFDLRITIHAVTAMEAALLDLLGQFLEVPVAALLGEGQQRDAVKMLGYLFYIGDRQQTDLAYRSEADADDWLRLRHEPAMTPQAIVRLAEAAQAKYGFNDFKLKGGVLRGAEEIEAVTALAERFPNARITLDPNGAWSLKEAIGLCRDQHHVLAYAEDPCGAENGYSGREVMAEFRRATGLPTATNMIATDWREMGHAIQSQAVDIPLADPHFWTMQGSVRVAQMCHEWGLTWGSHSNNHFDISLAMFTQVAAAAPGEITAIDTHWIWQDGQRLTREPLKIVDGHIKVPARPGLGVDIDMDAVAKAHELYKGMGLGARDDSVAMQYIVPGWKYDNKKPCLVR encoded by the coding sequence ATGAACAGCGAACACCAGCACCACGCGGCAAAAGCTCCGGTGGTTACCAGCCTGCAAGTGATTCCGGTGGCCGGGCATGACAGCATGCTGCTCAACCTCAGCGGCGCCCACGGCCCTTTCTTCACCCGCAACATCGTGATTCTCAAGGACAGCAGCGGCAATATCGGGGTCGGCGAAGTGCCGGGCGGAGAACGCATCCGCGAAACCCTGGAAGATGCGCGCAGCCTGGTGGTGGGCCAACCCATCGGCAACTACCAGAGCATTCTCAACGCCATGCGCAGCACTTTTGCCGCCCGCGACTCGGCTGGCCGGGGCCTGCAAACCTTTGATCTGCGCATCACCATCCATGCGGTAACGGCAATGGAAGCGGCGCTGCTCGACCTGCTGGGTCAGTTTCTTGAAGTCCCGGTCGCAGCCCTGCTCGGCGAAGGCCAGCAGCGCGACGCGGTCAAGATGCTCGGCTACTTGTTTTACATTGGTGACCGCCAGCAGACCGACCTGGCCTATCGCAGCGAAGCAGACGCCGATGACTGGTTGCGCCTGCGCCATGAACCGGCAATGACCCCCCAGGCCATCGTCCGTCTGGCAGAAGCGGCACAGGCCAAATACGGCTTTAACGATTTCAAGCTCAAGGGCGGGGTATTGCGCGGCGCTGAAGAAATCGAAGCCGTCACCGCCCTGGCCGAACGCTTCCCCAATGCACGGATCACCCTTGATCCCAATGGCGCCTGGTCACTCAAAGAAGCCATCGGCCTGTGCCGCGATCAACACCATGTACTGGCCTATGCCGAAGACCCGTGCGGTGCCGAAAACGGCTACTCCGGACGCGAGGTGATGGCCGAGTTCAGACGCGCCACCGGCCTGCCTACGGCCACCAACATGATCGCAACCGACTGGCGCGAAATGGGCCATGCGATCCAGTCCCAGGCCGTCGATATCCCGCTGGCCGACCCGCATTTCTGGACCATGCAGGGTTCGGTGCGGGTCGCCCAGATGTGCCACGAGTGGGGCCTGACCTGGGGCTCGCACTCCAACAACCACTTTGATATTTCCCTGGCCATGTTCACCCAGGTGGCGGCCGCCGCACCGGGCGAAATCACTGCCATCGATACCCACTGGATCTGGCAGGACGGTCAGCGCCTGACCCGCGAACCGCTGAAAATTGTCGACGGCCACATCAAGGTCCCGGCCAGACCCGGCCTGGGGGTGGACATCGACATGGACGCCGTGGCCAAAGCCCATGAACTGTATAAAGGCATGGGCCTGGGTGCACGGGACGACAGCGTCGCCATGCAGTACATTGTTCCGGGCTGGAAATACGACAACAAAAAACCCTGTCTTGTGCGCTGA